The genomic stretch atttaaaattaaaaaaattcaattacaatatttaatttttttatatttaaaatacatCAAAGTTTAAGAATACGCATCTAATATAAAGACACACTAAaagatatattaaaaatagtcaAGAGTAATAGTTTAAATGGTATAGTCTCTTCATACTCAATTAAGAGGTTGCGAGTTTGAGTTTCCTAtcttttgtaaaaaaaaaaaaaaaaacgatatattaaaaatacgttaaataatatatattagttaattttttatatgcatTTTTTTAAGTGATTTATATCAATTGAAtctaaaaaatcaataaatttataaaataataaaaatatttaattacaaaaaaattagtcaaaattaataaaaatttattttatttaatatttattaattattataataactaataaatataaaataaaacaaattctAACCccctttttttgtttctttagTATTAACAAATTGTATTCTATACAAGTTTGACATTGAATGTTTCACTATATAGAAAATTATTAGTAATTTCTATGACTATAATCTATCATCATTATTctattgaataataataataaagacaaGTAATAACTCATGTTTCCCCCGGATGCATGCGAGCATTTGGGACTCGTTATCCATTGGGTTGGTTTTTGGGGTGGGGTTGCAACGTCTgctatataaattaaaaatgaatcATTACTACGGAAAAAATGTTTATGACGACGGCCTTAATTATTTATGGAGTGAAGAAAAATTATGCTTGAAAAAATTTGGCCAGTAGTTGTTCTTTGGACTGAAGTATAAGTTAAGTATTTATGTTTGCAAATTGCAACTCTCATTTTTCTTTGGAAAAACTGATGGCGTTTGACTCATATAAACTCCACGTGGGCTACAATTGCAGCCAAAGATATATTTTGACCAGACTCTGTTTGGACTTTCTTTGGagtattcaaattcaaataataGACGGGTGAAATTGCAATTGACCGAGGGTTGCCTAGAAAACCAAACATAAACATTTGTAGTGAAGGCTTTCGAGTTTTGAGTATTTGACTACAAAAGATTGCTCCTTGTCATTGGAGCATTTATGTTGTTATCACATTCTTGTGTGTCTGGGCCACCCCCATGTGCGAATTATTCTTTGTTTAATATCAGAATTTGTATTACTGTTtatatttattgttttattttttgatcTTAGATTCTTTTTACTGAAgagttaatttttattcataGAAATCCTTAAACAATActtataaataataacaaaatttttaattctatatataaaaaaaagacaaatattttttatattatattataaactGATAAGAGATATAATATTTACTTACAATAAATAATCTTaataaacaaaaacaaagataatattaaattttttttttgtttttgaatttacATAGAAATACTATAATACAAcaaaatacttttttttgtatatagAAACAATAATGGTGTAGTGCAATGAAATAGATGGAtgaacaaaattttttttgctaTAGTGTTAGTATAAATCGTAACTTGCGTTCTACTATTTtcaatagttttttttttccatcaGAATAATAAAATGCAGCCTCCGttttattgtttttaggtatttaattttttttttttttttgtggtctGTCCAAATGCATCTTGCGTTTTATGGTtggataatattttaaattttttgaaacaaCAAAGCACAACCTGCATTTTTTGGGGtgtcagattttttttttttgaaataagcAAAACACAGGTTGCATTTTTCAAGTGtcagaaattttttttggaggaaaaaatattttaatcaagAATGTTGCCTATAAATACGATTCGGAGTTCATTTGGAGTCCCTCACTTCACTTCTACTCCTATTCTTCTCTCTTCCGTATATGTCatagttttgaattttttttcatagTTACTTGTGTCAAAAAAAGTCGGATTAGGTGGGGTTGAAGTTATGGAAGGTGTTGCAAATTTGCGAGTGTATTATAACGGTGAGATTATACTAAACACACACGAAGGAGTGACTTTTATTTGTGAATGTCCGTTGTCATTTGCTATTCCATGCACCATGAATTTTGTAGAGTTAGAAAATGGTCTTTGTGATAACATACAAAGTCACATTTCGAAAAGGGTGAGCGATATTTTATACAAGAATCCTGTACAAGTATTTGGTAGGCTGATACAGTTTCAAATAATGTCCATCACTAATGATGTAAGTATACAGCAGATGTTCTGTATTTATCAACAAACCTGATTTCACGTGCCGATGATAGAGCTGTAATCCAGCATCTCTTTGGTGTCCGTCTTTTATGCGGACTCTGGATCTCAAAGCCATGCATGCCCCGAAATTTTGGAGTATGCGAATATGGGTATGTTATGATTATTAATTCTTGTTATCACTAGTGTGCATTTTATTTGCCTTGTCTGACTGATGATGGTTCGCATGTCATAGGTGAAGGCAACGTTGCGGTGGAAGATGGTGAGTTTAATGTCGGAATGGAATTTGGTTCTTGAGAGTCGGTGATATCTACAATAAAACCTACACTATCTCTAGAGGAGTTGATTACACTGTGTATGAGTCTAAGTCGCAGACATTCTATGCGAAATGCAAGGGTTATGGTGCCGGGTGCGATTGGCTTATCCGAACTAGCTTGATTTGAAAGAAAGCTTGTTGGGAGATCAGGAGATACAATGGCAAACACACATGCACTATAGGGACGATCTCACAAGATTATGCCAAGTTGGACTCAGACACAATTGCAGATGCTATTAGGCTGTTGGTCGAAGGAGACCCATCGATAAAGGTGAAGTCTGTTATTGCAGAAGTTCAATCCAAGTTCAACTACACTGTAACTTACCACAAGGCTTGGTTGGGAAAGCAGAAATCTGTAGCAAAAATTTTCGGTGATTGGGAAGTTTCTTACCAAATTCTGCCAGTATGGTTGAAAACAATGATTGCGAAGATGCTAAGGTCTCGCATTCAAATCAAAATGCTTCCCGTTTACCGTGAGAGTGAGGAGGTTCAAGGTGTAAGAGTTCTCCATCGCGTTTTTGGAGCTTCTATCCTTGTATTGTAGCATTTAGACACTGCAAGCCATTGGTGCAGGTTGATGGCACACACCtgtacaaaaaatataaatgtgCACTTCTAGTGGCGGTTGCACAAGATGAAAATCAAAACATTGTGCCTATTGCGTTTGCGATAGTCGAGGATGAGACGGCAGATGCGTGGGAGTTTTTTCTAAACAATTTGCGGAAATATGTTGTTACCCTTGATGGCGTCGGCATCATTTCTAACCGCCATAACTCCATCGACGCAGCAATAGCTCGCAGTAACAGTGCATGGTCATCACCAAGAGCGTGGCACATGTTCTGCATCAGGCACATCGGGTCCAATTTCTTAAGGAGGTTCAAGGCTCCGTATTTGCATAAGCTCGTGGTTAACATATGTAACTGCATTCATGGTTCTTAGCATTTTCATAGTAAGTTTTAAACATCTGCTTATGATTACATGGTTTGTTCATAGGCTATTCTAGGAGGGAACAGAAGTACAACAAAAACTACCAAAGGCTTAAAGAGCGGGGTGAGGCATATACTCAATGGTGCGATGAGATTGGTGTTCAAAAATGGGTGTTGGCATTTGACGGAGGTCATCGTTGGGGACATATGACGACAAACTTGGTAGAGTGCATTAATTCTGTCCTAAAGGGTGCAGGCAACCTCCCTGTGACTGCCAATGTTAGGTCTACCTTCTATCGGCTAAATGAATTGTTCACTCGGAAGAGTGTCGAGGCTCATGAGCATATACGCAATGAATTCACGTATTCAGAATTTGCCACGAAAAGAGTTGAAGAAAGTTTTCGACGTGCAGGAAACATTGTGGTCAATTTGTTCGGCAGGCGCAACGAGATATTTGAGATTGCGAACTGCAAGATGGTTCCATTTACACTGTTAACCTTGCGCAATGACACTGTGATTATGGCCATTTCCAGGTCGAGCGACTCCCATGCCGCCACGTCCTCGCATGTTGCGCTAACCAGCATCTTGATTGGCAAGTATATGTGCATGACGTGTACAAGATGTCTGAAATTTGCAAGGTCTACAGAAGTGAGTTTGTCCCGATGGGTGACCCATCTACGTGGGCTTCGTATGAAGGAGCGAAGGTGATCGCGAATTGGACGTTGAGGAGTGCGACCAAaagaagacccaaatcaactcGCTGCTTGAATGAGATGGAATCGCGGATATGCGTGGTTCTCGCGAGTGTACTATATGTGGACAGGAGGGACATAGCCGAAATCGATGTCCCCAGCGCGCAGGTCCAATCTCCGCTGAGGGTCAATCTTGATTAAGCCTTTTGTATGTTAACGCATTTTAAACTAGTTAGTAACTTTTTATGTAACTTTTTATGTACCTTTATTACCTAGTTCAAACTAGTGTGTAAGCTTTTTATGTCTATGAGCAACTTATTTATGTATGCATTAAACATTGAATAATAACTACGAAGTTAGATAAAAAAGTCAAACAACCTAATAGCTACGATACAAATCTAAATACACAATAATAGCTATGATgactaataaaaacatataaatatacTGTATGATCTACAACACTAAATAAAATGCTAAACTCAAATGGACTGAACTAAACTGCAACAACCTACTTCCTGGACGTCTTCTTCGTGTACTGAGATGGGGTGTATTTATCTGGAGGCGCAGTCTATATCCGTAAATTATACGGATGACCTTGAGAAATACCGGCATCACCAACACCGACATCTGGCATGCTGGCATCACCAGCATCGCAAAAACTCGAACCACTCATGCCCAGAGCACTATATCCACCATCATGAGACTCGTGCTGGAGGTCATGTCCCATAAATCCCTCTTCCAGCTGCGGGTATTCATTCAAGTCGAAATATTCGGTGCGTGATAAACcttatttttagggtttatcttgtgttgaatttagagagTTTTTGTCACTTTtttccacatttattcaatgaataaGCATAGTTTTGTAGATTCTCctttatttgtgcttaagtgtgaaaacatgctttttagacctttaatttgttaattttgaaTTCTCtgtgattccactagatgccttgatttgtttgttagtgaattcaggttgaaaaggctaggaatggatcaaaggattgaatagaaaagcatgcaaagcgGAGAATCCATGAAAAAACAAGGATTTGGGATGTTGAGATCAATGTGCACACGTAGcagacgcgcacgcatggaaaAGTGAAGTcgcatggcgacgcgtacgcgcagcagacgcgcacgcgtggataggAAAtgccatcgacgcgtacgcgtgacctatGCGTATGCGTCGGTGCTCGCACGTGACCCACTTAAAGTGAATccactgggggcgatttctgggctttCCTGAcccaaatccaactcacttCTGATGCTATTAAACCCAAAGATTGAAGGGGGATGGGGGAGTTAGTTACCAAGTAGTTTAGTTTTAGTGTTAGTTGAGTTTTATAATGATTTAGGTTaggtttctagagagagaagctctctcttctctctagaattaggattaggtttaggttcaTTTCTTCTTAGagctaggtttaattcatgtcTTGATCTACTTTTccctttcaatttcttgttcctACATCTTGTTCCTTCATTCTTTTGTATTCATCTTCTTTGTTTGTATACTTTGTTGTTGATACACTCTtgttccttttattttcctttaatacaatttgaggtaattcatgttaattgtgctttcttttattgttgttgttgattgcTTGTATTAGGTAGtattagattttatatttctttgcaatgtaatcttatttttcttttatgcctcCCAAGTATTTGACAAAATatttggaaggatgttagagtagatttttctcctcttggcttgagttgagtaattagtgactcttgagttatcaacctCATTTGTTGATTTATAATTGGAAATTTCTAATTAATTTGCATGTCACTAAAGcaagtctttccttaggatttgactaggacttgtggatcCAAATTGATTATCTTCACTTGACTtgccttcatagttagaggttaactaagtggagcaaAGAACAATTGTTgtcacaattgatgatgataatgaggataggacttctagttctcataccttaccaagagctttcttagtgttggtttatttcttttgcaatttaattttcttgtctctgatgagcggataatttatacgctttttggcattgtttttagtatgttcttagtttgttttaattagtttttatcatatttttattagtttttagttaaaatttacttttctggactttactatgagtttgtgtgtttttctgtgatttcaggtattttctggctgaaattgagggacctgagcaaaaatctgattcagaggctgaaaaggactgcagatgctgttggattctgacctccctgcactcgaagtggattttctggagctacagatacccaattggggcgctcttaattgcgttgaaaagtagacatcctgggctttccagcaatgtataatagtccatactttgcccaagatttgatggctcaaataGGCGTTCCAAATCTGCTCAAAattgcccggcgttaaacgccagaactggcacaagaatgggaattaaacgcccaaactggcacaaaagctggcgtttaactccaagaaaagtctctacacatagaagcttcaatgctcagcccaagcacacaccaagtgagcccgaaagtggatttttatgtcatttactcatctttgtaaatcctaagctactagttctctacatataggaccttttactattgtattcatatcggggtagctatctttgagtagtcttatgctatcttagatcatggggctggcctcatggccatgcctagaccttgttcttatgtattttcaacggtggagtttctacacaccatagattaaggtgtggagctatgctgtacctcgagtattaatgcaattactattgttcttctattcaattcagcttattcttgttctaagatattcattcgtacccaagaacatgatgaatgtgatgattatgtgacgctcatcatcattctcacttatgaacgcgtgcctgacaaccactcccattctacaagcaaacaaggcttgaatgtatatctcttggatcccttaatcggaatcttcgtggtataagctagaattgatggcggcattcaagagaatccggaaggtctaaaccttgtctgtggtattttgagtaggattcaatgattgaatgactgtgacgagcttcaaacttctgaaggctgggcgttagtgacagacgcaaaagaatcaatggattctattccaacctgattgagaaccgacagatgattagtcgtgctgtgacagagcgcattgaacattttcactgagaggacgggactgtagccactgacaatggtgatgcccaacatacagcttgccatggaaaggagtaagaaggattggatgaagacagtaggaaagcagagagacggaagggacaaagcatctccattcgcttatctgaaattctcaccaatgaattacataagtatctctatccttattttatgctttattcataaatcatctataaccatttgaatctgcctgactgagatttacaaggtgaccatagcttgcttcataccaataatctctgtgggatcgacccttactcacgtaaggtttattacttggacgacccagtgcacttgctggttagttgtgcggagttgtgataaagagttgagattgcaattgagcgtaccatgttgatggcgccattgctgatcacaatttcgtgcaccagtctcTTAATTCAAAAACCCCAAACATACTTCGTAGCCAataacaaaaatactttattgcaattcctagggagaacgactcgaggtttgaatacttcagttatttttattagggtttattacttgtgacaaccaaatgtttGATTGAAggaattgtttgttggtttagaactatactttacaacgagaattcaattgtgaaattctttaccacGAACAATTTTCGCTCATCAGTCCGCGGCGATGCGGAAAGATGAGGAGGATCTATATGACCCGACGAACGATCCAAGTCGAAGTCACTGGCATGACCTGATGTGGCGTGACGACCAATAGATGGCTCAATACCAGCAAACCCTTGCTGCTCTGGTGCCAGAAATAGATAAGTTGTCTCTCTCATGAGCTGAGAGAAGCTGATCAAATCAAGCCCACCAAACGGATTGAACTGACCATCTGCCGAAATGACCATCTATGGTATGTAAGGCTCCACTGCCTGATGTTGTTGTAGTTCTTGTATGTACAGTTGTTGCTCCTCATATGCCGAAAACTGTTGACCGTAGGCCGGTTATTGAAAGTGCTGCTCATAGTCCGATAtctactcttcttcttcctcccacACTGTTGTCCAAACTCTTTTCCTCTCCCTCAGCGTTTGAATCTCTCCCTGGAAGTGGTGgcttgcattttcttttcactcTTTCCCCTTCCACCTATGTTTTTGCATTCTAAAGGCCCGCTAAAGACCCTCTTCCACCACGTATCGCACATGCATGCTCGGTGCTGGTAATCGCAACCTGCAATTTTCAATTGCT from Arachis stenosperma cultivar V10309 chromosome 9, arast.V10309.gnm1.PFL2, whole genome shotgun sequence encodes the following:
- the LOC130949875 gene encoding uncharacterized protein LOC130949875, translated to MGEGNVAVEDDAIRLLVEGDPSIKVKSVIAEVQSKFNYTVTYHKAWLGKQKSVAKIFGDWEVSYQILPVWLKTMIAKMLRSRIQIKMLPVYRESEEVQGVDGTHLYKKYKCALLVAVAQDENQNIVPIAFAIVEDETADAWEFFLNNLRKYVVTLDGVGIISNRHNSIDAAIARSNSAWSSPRAWHMFCIRHIGSNFLRRFKAPYLHKLVVNICYSRREQKYNKNYQRLKERGEAYTQWCDEIGVQKWVLAFDGGHRWGHMTTNLVECINSVLKGAGNLPVTANVRSTFYRLNELFTRKSVEAHEHIRNEFTYSEFATKRVEESFRRAGNIVVNLFGRRNEIFEIANCKMVERLPCRHVLACCANQHLDWQVYVHDVYKMSEICKVYRSEFVPMGDPSTWASYEGAKVIANWTLRSATKRRPKSTRCLNEMESRICVVLASVLYVDRRDIAEIDVPSAQVQSPLRVNLD